Proteins from one Variovorax sp. PBL-E5 genomic window:
- a CDS encoding SOS response-associated peptidase family protein, with protein MCNRYTPATGRHPAFATMLAVSSDLLEPVRVTIGPRGQGRFLRPGPGSDAVVEVEGQWGMIRPGSATRFELAEDGRPKMTNNARSETMARLPTFRDAWKNGQRCLIPVWGYDEPNWESGQNQWWQVSNPKETEPLALAGLWSEWTDPESGELVPNFTMPTVNVDGHPLLARFHRPDPRRPLDKQDKRAVVALPKSAWKTWLFGTNEEALAVLQVQPAEALAARALPAPPRKTTSRQKQDTPPADTGSLF; from the coding sequence ATGTGCAACCGCTACACGCCGGCCACAGGCCGCCACCCTGCTTTTGCGACCATGCTTGCCGTCTCCTCCGACCTGCTCGAGCCGGTCCGCGTGACCATCGGACCGCGAGGGCAAGGTCGATTCCTGCGCCCAGGCCCAGGTTCGGATGCTGTCGTCGAAGTGGAGGGGCAGTGGGGAATGATTCGCCCCGGCTCCGCTACCCGCTTCGAACTGGCAGAGGACGGTCGCCCCAAAATGACCAACAACGCCCGCAGCGAGACCATGGCGCGGCTCCCAACCTTCCGAGATGCATGGAAAAACGGGCAGCGCTGCCTCATCCCTGTTTGGGGGTACGACGAGCCAAACTGGGAGTCGGGGCAGAACCAGTGGTGGCAGGTCAGCAACCCCAAGGAGACCGAGCCCCTGGCGCTTGCCGGCCTGTGGTCAGAGTGGACGGACCCCGAGTCGGGAGAACTTGTTCCCAACTTCACGATGCCAACCGTCAACGTCGACGGGCACCCCCTGCTGGCACGCTTCCACCGACCTGACCCTAGGCGTCCCCTGGACAAGCAGGACAAGCGCGCGGTGGTCGCCCTGCCGAAGAGCGCGTGGAAGACCTGGCTGTTTGGCACCAACGAGGAGGCCTTGGCTGTGCTGCAGGTGCAGCCGGCCGAAGCCCTGGCAGCGAGGGCGCTCCCGGCGCCGCCTCGGAAAACAACTTCTAGACAGAAGCAAGACACGCCGCCGGCCGATACGGGGTCGCTGTTCTGA
- a CDS encoding dephospho-CoA kinase: MHVIITGTIGSGKSTVAAQLCKALPQYKLLDFDKEVDGLYRDDHFLAFLDKEFGTTDRKQVSDIVFAQPELRRQLEARSIPALQERLTDALQAHPNLLIEFPLYFEAAWPLGHVDLCVTVHCDQETQVKRVAARDKASAGKIAAIRAAQLSTAAKVALADQAVDTGRDDVPEQLARLVEAIRIGDLRDRALCDLGVADAWPELVAAYSQPHRRYHTLAHLHAMFERLDQVGSNVSHPKALALAIWFHDYVYEVDDRYGDNEARSVKAMSDVLRRSGSPLLYEHEQRSSVVALAAEFILATKGHQPASGYLQSRPAALADAQLFLDIDLTILGKGPAAAEQFDQAIRHEFSRYGDQEFARGRVQALTTFLERDQVYFTPTFAHLEEAARANLNSLICRWKSVAPAQ, from the coding sequence ATGCACGTCATCATCACCGGCACCATCGGCTCAGGGAAGTCGACGGTTGCCGCGCAGCTTTGCAAGGCGCTGCCCCAATACAAGCTGCTGGATTTCGACAAGGAAGTTGACGGGCTCTACCGGGACGACCACTTTCTTGCGTTCCTGGACAAGGAATTCGGCACGACCGACCGCAAGCAAGTCTCCGACATCGTTTTCGCCCAGCCCGAGCTTCGCCGGCAGCTCGAGGCCCGGTCCATCCCCGCCCTACAGGAACGGCTCACCGATGCCCTGCAGGCGCACCCGAACCTTCTTATCGAGTTCCCCCTCTACTTCGAGGCAGCGTGGCCACTGGGGCACGTCGACCTCTGCGTCACGGTGCACTGTGACCAGGAGACCCAGGTTAAGCGCGTAGCTGCCCGGGATAAGGCCTCAGCCGGCAAGATTGCTGCCATCCGGGCCGCCCAGCTGAGCACTGCCGCCAAGGTTGCCCTGGCCGACCAGGCCGTCGATACGGGGCGCGACGACGTACCCGAACAACTGGCGCGCCTCGTCGAGGCCATCCGCATCGGTGACCTCCGGGACCGCGCGCTTTGCGACCTGGGCGTAGCCGATGCCTGGCCGGAGCTGGTCGCAGCCTACTCTCAGCCCCATCGCCGCTATCACACCCTGGCGCATCTGCATGCCATGTTCGAACGCCTGGACCAGGTTGGCTCCAATGTGTCCCATCCCAAGGCGCTCGCGCTCGCCATCTGGTTCCACGACTACGTGTACGAGGTCGACGACCGGTATGGCGACAACGAGGCCCGTAGCGTGAAGGCCATGAGCGACGTGCTTCGGCGCAGCGGCAGCCCGCTCCTCTACGAGCACGAGCAGCGGTCGAGCGTGGTCGCCCTCGCCGCCGAGTTCATCCTCGCCACCAAAGGCCATCAGCCCGCTTCGGGCTACCTCCAGTCGCGTCCAGCCGCATTGGCCGACGCGCAGCTCTTCCTGGACATCGACCTAACCATCCTGGGCAAAGGCCCGGCCGCAGCCGAGCAGTTCGACCAGGCCATCCGACATGAGTTCTCGCGATACGGCGACCAGGAGTTCGCCCGTGGCCGCGTTCAAGCGCTGACGACCTTCCTGGAGCGGGACCAGGTCTACTTCACCCCCACGTTCGCGCATCTTGAAGAAGCTGCGCGCGCAAACCTCAACTCTCTCATCTGCCGCTGGAAATCAGTGGCTCCCGCCCAATGA
- a CDS encoding helix-turn-helix domain-containing protein: MAIVKKLKFTKPQLKKFARLFRNARIRARVTQLQVAQAAFDYKISHCKISRVERAAMPNVDAHCLERMANVLSVPRAELIAIDPQFRKRANVVRAATRQGFWDVPAKLLHPV; this comes from the coding sequence ATGGCAATCGTCAAGAAGCTCAAGTTCACCAAGCCGCAACTGAAGAAGTTCGCGCGGCTGTTCCGCAACGCCCGCATCCGCGCGCGAGTGACCCAACTGCAGGTCGCACAGGCCGCATTCGATTACAAAATTTCACATTGTAAAATCAGCCGCGTGGAGCGTGCAGCGATGCCCAACGTGGATGCGCATTGCCTCGAACGCATGGCCAATGTGCTGAGTGTGCCGCGCGCCGAGCTGATTGCCATCGACCCGCAGTTCCGCAAGCGCGCCAACGTGGTACGCGCCGCGACGCGCCAGGGTTTCTGGGATGTGCCGGCGAAGCTACTCCACCCGGTATGA